Proteins encoded by one window of Salmonirosea aquatica:
- a CDS encoding 3-keto-disaccharide hydrolase, with translation MKNVFPLILLLLASCMAPAQKKSSPDKEEWKQLFNGKDLTGWDIKIRGYDLNDNFGNTFRVEDGKIVTRYDAYDNFKQKYGHLFYKENFSYYRIVTEYRFVGEQPPGGEGWAQRNSGIMVHGQTAASMGKDQDFPISIEVQLLGGLDKGERPTCNLCTPGTNVVYNGKLDTRHCINSTSKTYNGDQWVRAEVLVLGDSLIQHFVNGEKVLEYTKPQIGGGNVSSFNPAQKSDGKLLTEGSISLQSESHPVEFRKVELLNLKGCMDPKATNFKSYYVKADNSLCTYGKNK, from the coding sequence ATGAAAAACGTATTCCCCCTGATTCTGCTTTTACTGGCTTCGTGCATGGCTCCGGCACAAAAAAAATCCAGCCCGGATAAAGAAGAATGGAAGCAACTCTTCAACGGCAAAGATCTCACGGGCTGGGACATCAAAATCCGGGGCTACGACCTCAACGATAATTTTGGTAATACGTTTCGGGTCGAGGATGGCAAGATCGTGACGCGCTACGATGCCTACGACAATTTCAAGCAGAAGTACGGCCACTTATTTTACAAAGAAAATTTTTCCTACTACCGCATCGTGACCGAGTACCGCTTCGTGGGCGAGCAGCCTCCCGGTGGCGAGGGCTGGGCCCAGCGCAACAGTGGCATCATGGTGCACGGGCAAACGGCCGCTTCGATGGGCAAAGACCAGGATTTCCCGATTTCGATCGAAGTGCAGCTTCTGGGCGGACTCGACAAGGGCGAGCGTCCTACCTGCAACCTTTGCACGCCCGGCACCAATGTGGTGTACAATGGCAAGCTCGACACGCGGCACTGCATCAACTCTACCTCCAAAACCTACAACGGCGATCAGTGGGTACGGGCCGAAGTACTGGTGCTCGGCGATTCACTGATCCAGCATTTTGTCAATGGCGAAAAAGTACTGGAATACACCAAACCCCAAATCGGCGGCGGCAACGTCAGTAGTTTCAATCCAGCCCAAAAGTCCGATGGCAAGCTCCTGACCGAGGGCTCCATTTCGCTGCAAAGCGAGAGCCACCCGGTGGAGTTCCGCAAAGTAGAATTACTAAACCTGAAAGGCTGCATGGACCCCAAGGCCACCAACTTCAAGTCGTACTACGTGAAGGCGGATAACTCACTGTGTACCTACGGCAAAAACAAATAG
- a CDS encoding class I SAM-dependent methyltransferase, which yields MKKTKKGHSEDFFGDYRDFWWNESFLKLLARRLGLENCHSLLDVGCGQCHWSKLLVNYLGTSEIEPTRVCGVDSDRKWVKGTPALRAYFADKGVEFELKKANADALPYPDDTFDLVTCQTLLIHVPQPKEVLAEMKRVLKPGGTILCVEPNNLVQSLTRSSISSNDPIDEVLDHVKYALLFERGKKKLGQGDNSLGDLVPGMLAQAGFENIDVRLSDKAIAMYPPYDTPEQRATMQQWRTADRWTTDEFSDYDYFKTLGPESLAFYEEYLRKYAHLSERTERYIHAQKYHAAGGAMMYVVSGTKRADS from the coding sequence TTGAAAAAAACAAAAAAAGGCCATTCGGAAGACTTCTTCGGCGATTACCGCGACTTCTGGTGGAACGAGAGTTTTCTGAAGCTGCTGGCCCGGCGTCTGGGTCTGGAAAACTGCCACAGCCTGCTGGATGTGGGTTGCGGCCAATGCCATTGGAGCAAACTCTTGGTGAACTACCTGGGTACCTCGGAAATCGAGCCCACACGGGTATGCGGGGTGGATAGCGACCGGAAATGGGTCAAGGGTACCCCCGCATTGCGTGCTTACTTCGCGGACAAAGGCGTGGAGTTTGAATTGAAAAAGGCCAACGCCGACGCCCTGCCGTACCCTGACGATACGTTCGATCTGGTAACCTGCCAGACGCTGCTCATTCATGTGCCCCAGCCCAAAGAAGTACTCGCCGAAATGAAACGAGTGCTCAAGCCGGGAGGTACCATCCTGTGCGTGGAGCCTAACAATCTGGTGCAGAGTCTAACGCGCAGTTCCATTTCCAGCAACGACCCCATCGACGAAGTGCTGGACCACGTGAAGTACGCGTTACTTTTCGAGCGGGGAAAGAAAAAACTGGGGCAGGGCGACAACTCTCTGGGCGACCTGGTACCCGGCATGCTGGCGCAGGCGGGCTTCGAAAATATCGACGTGCGCCTTTCTGACAAGGCCATCGCCATGTACCCTCCCTACGACACCCCCGAACAACGCGCCACCATGCAGCAGTGGCGTACCGCCGACCGCTGGACGACCGACGAATTCAGCGATTACGACTACTTCAAAACGCTCGGGCCGGAGTCCCTCGCATTCTATGAAGAATACCTCCGCAAGTACGCGCACCTGAGCGAACGTACCGAGCGCTACATCCACGCCCAGAAGTACCACGCGGCGGGCGGGGCTATGATGTACGTCGTGTCGGGTACGAAGAGAGCTGACAGTTGA